One window of the Novosphingobium aureum genome contains the following:
- a CDS encoding CaiB/BaiF CoA transferase family protein codes for MSARNRGGPLAGIRVLAIAKVWAGPYAAKLLAQLGAEVIKVESMTALDEMRAYGGVDIEHAPYFLSQNTEALSVRVNLKSADGIAQLRRMIAVSDVVLDNLRPGALDKLGLSFAEMQAIRPDVIHVSIKMYGCEGPLGYQTGYAPSFAAIGGLTGLVGHEGAVPRGMNIRYGDTTAGAAAALGAIAALHHREATGEGQQVDLSAVEAISGLVGDSLFACGLTGEMPRHAGNAHAELAPHGFYPASECGWIAIACEGDAQWQALARTLGGDLSADPRFATHAARLANRSELDTAIARASAAHDAATLAETLRAAGLCAARANSTLDLMAEDRFWSDGTYRMVTCGNGDMRPVIGPSWRIEPDEAELTRGAPLLGEHDDYVYRELLGMDQADFERLRENGAIG; via the coding sequence ATGAGCGCGCGCAACCGGGGCGGACCGCTTGCCGGCATCCGCGTGCTCGCAATCGCCAAGGTCTGGGCCGGGCCCTACGCCGCCAAGCTGCTCGCCCAGCTCGGCGCCGAGGTGATCAAGGTCGAGAGCATGACCGCGCTCGACGAGATGCGCGCCTATGGCGGCGTCGACATCGAGCACGCCCCCTATTTCCTCAGCCAGAACACCGAGGCGCTGAGCGTGCGCGTCAACCTCAAGAGCGCCGACGGGATCGCGCAGCTGCGCCGCATGATCGCGGTCAGCGACGTGGTGCTCGACAACCTGCGCCCGGGTGCGCTCGACAAGCTCGGGCTTTCCTTCGCCGAAATGCAGGCGATCCGGCCCGACGTGATCCACGTCTCGATCAAGATGTACGGATGCGAGGGGCCGCTCGGCTACCAGACCGGCTATGCTCCCAGCTTCGCCGCCATCGGCGGGCTGACCGGACTGGTCGGCCACGAGGGCGCGGTGCCGCGCGGCATGAACATCCGCTACGGCGACACCACCGCGGGCGCCGCCGCCGCGCTCGGCGCGATCGCCGCGCTGCACCACCGCGAGGCGACCGGCGAGGGACAACAGGTCGATCTCTCGGCGGTCGAGGCGATCTCGGGCCTCGTCGGCGACAGTCTCTTTGCCTGCGGCCTGACCGGCGAGATGCCCCGCCACGCCGGCAATGCCCATGCCGAGCTCGCCCCCCACGGCTTCTACCCGGCAAGCGAGTGCGGATGGATCGCGATTGCCTGCGAGGGCGATGCCCAGTGGCAGGCTCTCGCACGCACGCTCGGCGGCGATCTGTCCGCCGATCCGCGCTTCGCGACGCATGCCGCGCGCCTTGCCAACCGCAGCGAACTCGACACCGCCATCGCGCGCGCCAGTGCGGCCCACGATGCGGCCACCCTTGCCGAGACCCTGCGCGCCGCAGGCCTGTGCGCCGCGCGCGCCAATTCAACGCTCGACCTCATGGCCGAGGACCGCTTCTGGTCGGACGGCACCTACCGCATGGTCACCTGCGGCAACGGCGACATGCGCCCGGTCATCGGCCCCTCCTGGCGCATCGAGCCCGACGAAGCCGAACTCACCCGCGGCGCGCCCCTGCTCGGCGAGCACGACGACTACGTCTACCGCGAATTGCTGGGCATGGACCAAGCCGACTTCGAGCGCCTGCGCGAAAACGGCGCGATCGGGTGA
- a CDS encoding CaiB/BaiF CoA transferase family protein gives MTALSGLTVIETAERVCGEWTGRLLADFGAQVIKVERPGGSPTRRFGPHVAGESTLFAYCNTGKKSVVLDLASDAGRSALQALLARADALIDDRDTAGAAALGLDPETLRGAHPGLVHCHIAPLGADTPPEWAHAKPIAIAATGGWAWHTPSESRPQDPPLMGAGRFMPDYDTGLDAAIATAAALLRKRRCADPASAGQSIAISEVAVQLSRADVVMGRVLAGDDEPGHSRRRYDMGGPGDVFACADGHVHLVMMTRAHWAGLRSLMDEPAWCAEFPDDWLEFHCTPERVARFREAFRAWIAGQQRNPVSEQAQKLGVPLVPVNTARDLFENAQYRHRGYFQSLTDPTLGTQLYPGVPYRMTASPVRLSRAAPAPDADRGEIIPGVMPEVTP, from the coding sequence ATGACGGCACTTTCGGGCCTCACCGTTATCGAGACCGCCGAGCGGGTCTGCGGCGAATGGACCGGGCGACTGCTCGCCGATTTCGGCGCGCAGGTGATCAAGGTGGAGCGACCGGGCGGATCGCCCACCCGCCGCTTCGGCCCCCACGTCGCGGGCGAGAGCACGCTCTTTGCCTATTGCAACACCGGCAAGAAGTCGGTCGTGCTCGATCTCGCCAGCGATGCCGGACGCAGCGCGCTCCAGGCCCTGCTGGCGCGCGCCGATGCCCTGATCGACGATCGCGACACTGCCGGTGCGGCAGCGCTGGGCCTTGACCCTGAGACATTGCGCGGGGCCCATCCCGGCCTCGTCCATTGCCATATCGCGCCGCTCGGCGCCGATACTCCACCCGAGTGGGCGCATGCCAAGCCCATCGCCATCGCCGCAACTGGCGGCTGGGCATGGCACACGCCGAGCGAGAGCCGCCCGCAGGACCCGCCGCTGATGGGCGCGGGACGCTTCATGCCCGATTACGACACCGGGCTCGATGCCGCCATCGCCACTGCCGCAGCCCTGCTGCGCAAGCGCCGCTGTGCCGATCCCGCAAGCGCAGGCCAGTCCATCGCCATTTCCGAAGTCGCCGTCCAGCTCAGCCGCGCCGACGTGGTCATGGGCCGCGTGCTCGCAGGCGACGACGAACCGGGCCACTCGCGCCGCCGCTACGACATGGGCGGGCCGGGCGACGTCTTCGCCTGCGCCGACGGGCACGTGCACCTCGTCATGATGACCCGCGCGCACTGGGCGGGTCTGCGCTCGCTGATGGACGAGCCTGCCTGGTGCGCCGAATTCCCCGATGACTGGCTCGAATTCCACTGCACGCCCGAGCGCGTCGCCCGCTTTCGCGAAGCCTTTCGCGCGTGGATTGCGGGGCAACAGCGCAATCCGGTCAGCGAGCAGGCGCAGAAACTCGGTGTGCCGCTGGTGCCGGTCAATACCGCCAGGGACTTGTTCGAGAACGCGCAGTACCGTCATCGCGGCTACTTCCAGTCGCTGACCGACCCCACGCTGGGCACGCAGCTCTACCCCGGCGTGCCCTATCGCATGACCGCCTCGCCGGTGCGCCTTTCGCGCGCTGCCCCCGCACCCGATGCCGACCGCGGCGAGATCATCCCCGGGGTCATGCCCGAGGTCACACCATGA
- a CDS encoding aromatic ring-hydroxylating oxygenase subunit alpha, which produces MNVETGKLEPGAARHPAESTQEIIARDRNAAPAWARDESYRYLGSEDVSKERYTSADFAKGEFDRLWPRTWQMACREDHIPEIGDYYVYDIGPYSFIVVRSDEDEIKAHYNACLHRGTKLKPSASEGYSPSIKCPFHGWSWNLDGSLAEIPENWDFAHLDDRKMCLPQARVERLGGFVWVNMDPQAPSLADYLGETALSHLKAWKLEDRYIYLHVQKSYPANWKLTMEAFMEAYHVGDTHPQVAPANGDVNSQYDVYDAHVDRFISTLGVVSPKLRDRYSEADIIENFTLGDSSALGGSRPELKEGERARQVMADMFRAMFERASDTDLSHVSDTELLDTYSYTFFPNLFLFPGISLPMIYRFRPDARDHRRTIYEVMFMRPKPRSGSFETAPVQVLEDRQSFAEAEGMDPGFGRILDQDTDNLFAQQEGLEASAKSGITLANYQEIRIRHFEMTVDSYMAGAPFSAKLEDLQR; this is translated from the coding sequence ATGAACGTCGAGACAGGCAAGCTGGAACCGGGCGCGGCGCGCCATCCCGCCGAGAGCACGCAGGAAATCATCGCGCGCGACCGCAATGCAGCGCCCGCATGGGCGCGCGACGAGAGCTACCGCTATCTCGGCAGCGAGGACGTCTCGAAGGAGCGCTACACCAGCGCCGACTTCGCGAAGGGCGAGTTCGACCGGCTCTGGCCGCGCACCTGGCAGATGGCCTGCCGCGAGGACCACATTCCCGAAATCGGCGACTACTACGTCTACGACATCGGCCCCTACAGCTTCATCGTCGTGCGCAGCGACGAGGACGAGATCAAGGCGCACTACAACGCCTGCCTGCATCGCGGTACCAAGCTCAAGCCCTCGGCCTCCGAAGGCTACTCGCCCTCGATCAAGTGCCCGTTCCACGGCTGGAGCTGGAACCTCGACGGCAGCCTCGCCGAGATTCCGGAGAACTGGGACTTCGCGCACCTCGACGATCGCAAGATGTGCCTGCCGCAGGCGCGGGTCGAGCGGCTCGGCGGCTTCGTGTGGGTCAACATGGACCCGCAAGCGCCCTCGCTTGCCGACTACCTCGGCGAGACCGCGCTCTCGCACCTCAAGGCATGGAAGCTGGAAGACCGCTACATCTACCTGCACGTCCAGAAGAGCTACCCGGCCAACTGGAAGCTGACGATGGAGGCTTTCATGGAGGCCTACCACGTGGGCGACACGCATCCGCAGGTGGCCCCGGCGAACGGCGACGTGAACTCGCAGTACGATGTCTACGACGCGCACGTCGACCGCTTCATCTCGACGCTCGGCGTGGTCAGCCCCAAGCTGCGCGACCGCTATTCCGAAGCCGACATCATCGAGAACTTCACGCTGGGTGACAGTTCCGCACTGGGCGGCTCGCGCCCCGAACTCAAGGAGGGCGAGCGCGCGCGGCAGGTCATGGCCGACATGTTCCGCGCCATGTTCGAAAGAGCGAGCGACACCGACCTCAGCCATGTCTCGGACACCGAGCTGCTCGACACCTACAGCTATACCTTCTTCCCCAACCTGTTCCTCTTCCCGGGCATCTCGCTGCCGATGATCTATCGCTTCCGCCCCGATGCGCGCGACCATCGCCGCACCATCTACGAAGTCATGTTCATGCGCCCCAAGCCGCGCAGCGGCAGTTTCGAGACCGCGCCGGTGCAGGTGCTCGAGGACCGCCAGTCCTTCGCCGAGGCCGAGGGCATGGACCCGGGCTTCGGACGCATCCTCGACCAGGACACCGACAATCTCTTCGCCCAGCAGGAAGGGCTCGAGGCCAGCGCCAAGTCGGGCATCACCCTTGCCAACTACCAGGAGATCCGCATCCGCCACTTCGAGATGACGGTCGACAGCTACATGGCGGGCGCGCCCTTCTCCGCGAAGCTGGAAGACCTGCAGCGCTGA
- a CDS encoding metal-dependent hydrolase family protein, with the protein MNRTRIANALVFDGTGSAPRPGDIAIEGNRIVATGALEPQAGEHVIDAAGRFAMPGMVEGHAHLSFENVTATEDLIKPSPEAQVFTAARGAKALIEAGFTSAYGASEAKLRLAVAVRDEVNAGRLPGPRIRAGGLEISVTGSIGDEAREHDPRIGPSSIVDGAEAMRRMVRLHCREGVDNIKLDVSGDPFYPGTPGHTTPMTFEEVRVAVETAHAYGRRINAHTRSIEGSKHCLRAGVDALFHCEYADEELFDMMEEAKDRMFIVPTVGLFHQIMAGEAAAHGLSAEVGGYMNIPELLENSCRTHTELRKRGIRHLIGGDYGFGWSPQGTQARDIEFFIDYYGYSPEEALVCATANGGLAMMGDGSLGTLAPGKLADLILVDGNPLEDPRVLAGPANIALVIKDGAVCKDALPSADDTLAGTGAARKPAPAGI; encoded by the coding sequence ATGAATCGCACACGCATCGCCAATGCCCTGGTGTTCGACGGTACCGGCAGCGCACCGCGCCCGGGCGATATCGCGATCGAGGGTAACCGGATCGTCGCGACAGGCGCGCTCGAGCCGCAAGCAGGCGAGCACGTCATCGACGCGGCGGGCCGCTTCGCGATGCCCGGCATGGTCGAGGGCCATGCCCATCTCTCGTTCGAGAACGTCACCGCCACCGAGGACCTCATCAAGCCCAGCCCCGAGGCACAGGTCTTCACCGCCGCGCGCGGCGCGAAGGCCCTGATCGAGGCAGGTTTCACCAGCGCCTATGGCGCTTCCGAGGCCAAGCTGCGCCTTGCCGTCGCGGTCCGCGACGAGGTCAACGCCGGGCGCCTGCCCGGTCCGCGCATCCGTGCCGGTGGTCTGGAGATCAGCGTCACCGGCTCCATCGGCGACGAGGCGCGCGAGCACGATCCGCGCATCGGGCCCTCCTCGATCGTCGACGGGGCCGAGGCGATGCGCCGCATGGTGCGGCTGCACTGCCGCGAGGGCGTCGACAACATCAAGCTCGATGTCTCGGGCGACCCCTTCTACCCCGGCACGCCCGGTCACACCACGCCGATGACCTTCGAGGAAGTGCGCGTCGCAGTCGAAACCGCGCATGCCTACGGGCGGCGCATCAATGCGCATACCCGCTCGATCGAGGGTTCCAAGCACTGCCTGCGCGCAGGCGTCGATGCATTGTTCCACTGCGAATATGCCGACGAGGAACTGTTCGACATGATGGAGGAGGCGAAGGATCGCATGTTCATCGTCCCCACCGTCGGCCTGTTCCACCAGATCATGGCGGGCGAGGCCGCAGCCCACGGGCTCTCGGCCGAAGTCGGGGGCTACATGAACATCCCCGAGCTGCTCGAGAACAGCTGCCGCACCCATACCGAGCTGCGCAAGCGCGGCATCCGCCACCTCATCGGCGGCGACTACGGTTTCGGCTGGAGCCCGCAGGGCACGCAGGCGCGCGATATCGAGTTCTTCATCGACTACTACGGCTATTCGCCCGAAGAGGCGCTGGTCTGCGCCACGGCCAACGGCGGTCTCGCGATGATGGGCGACGGCTCGCTCGGCACGCTCGCACCCGGCAAGCTCGCCGACCTGATCCTCGTCGACGGCAACCCGCTCGAGGACCCGCGCGTGCTCGCCGGACCCGCCAACATCGCGCTCGTCATCAAGGACGGGGCGGTCTGCAAGGACGCGCTCCCTTCCGCTGACGACACCCTCGCCGGCACCGGCGCCGCGCGCAAGCCGGCCCCTGCCGGCATCTGA
- a CDS encoding 2Fe-2S iron-sulfur cluster-binding protein, whose protein sequence is MGAISITMIDGEGREVTIADASEGESLMEAARRNGVSGIIAECGGACSCATCHVYVDPDWFDVVGEPDEVEEDMLDMVDDIRRPTSRLSCQIALTRALDGLSVEVAPEL, encoded by the coding sequence ATGGGCGCTATCAGCATCACCATGATCGACGGCGAGGGACGCGAAGTCACCATCGCGGATGCGAGCGAAGGCGAGAGCCTGATGGAAGCGGCGCGCCGCAACGGGGTCTCGGGGATCATCGCCGAGTGCGGCGGGGCCTGCTCGTGCGCGACCTGCCACGTCTACGTCGATCCCGACTGGTTCGACGTGGTCGGCGAGCCCGACGAGGTGGAGGAGGACATGCTCGACATGGTCGACGACATCCGCCGCCCGACCAGCCGCCTTTCGTGCCAGATCGCGCTGACCCGCGCGCTCGACGGGCTCAGCGTCGAGGTCGCGCCCGAACTGTGA
- a CDS encoding cytochrome P450, whose amino-acid sequence MDLAASADQAAEQRRLIEEKTLLDPVVHKQPRRFYAAMRQLDPVHYDKALDMYLVSRWEDIQTIQRDPLTFSVNKGYHTQQAKGFAEEFQQILREQGGGYFPDAIMSDPPYHTRVRKLMESAFTGHRVKELEPRIEKVVEDLVDEILAKAGEGEGDGVRGTMDAVTDFAQPLTIRIICEQLGLDWSIKEKIARWSTAVTAQIGRMQDREEMLGHAAQICELQQYLIARMREREADPREDMISDIVHAKEGEGEGSVLTFEEAVSLIRALLIAGNETTATALSNLVFILATEPEVAAKLKAAVDDDRLMNRFVEELLRIEPPVRGLSRMTTREVELGGKVLPEGSHLLLMYASANDEPEIFENPRQFDMERKNIMKHVSFGGGVHKCVGLALARMEIKVAARAIVRRMDDFRLEIAEEDIRFLPTVATRSMESLPVSFRKRA is encoded by the coding sequence ATGGATCTTGCAGCCAGTGCCGATCAAGCCGCCGAGCAGCGGCGCCTGATCGAGGAGAAGACCCTGCTCGACCCGGTCGTGCACAAGCAGCCGCGCCGCTTCTACGCGGCGATGCGCCAGCTCGATCCGGTGCACTACGACAAGGCCTTGGACATGTACCTGGTCTCGCGCTGGGAGGACATCCAGACGATCCAGCGCGATCCGCTGACCTTCTCGGTCAACAAGGGCTACCATACCCAGCAGGCCAAGGGCTTCGCCGAGGAATTCCAGCAGATCCTGCGCGAGCAGGGCGGCGGCTACTTCCCCGACGCGATCATGTCGGACCCGCCCTATCACACGCGCGTGCGCAAGCTGATGGAAAGCGCCTTCACCGGCCACCGCGTCAAGGAACTCGAGCCGCGTATCGAGAAGGTGGTCGAGGACCTCGTCGACGAGATCCTTGCGAAGGCGGGCGAAGGCGAGGGGGACGGCGTGCGCGGCACGATGGACGCGGTCACCGATTTCGCGCAGCCGCTCACCATCCGCATCATCTGCGAGCAGCTCGGCCTCGACTGGTCGATCAAGGAGAAGATCGCGCGCTGGTCGACTGCGGTCACCGCCCAGATCGGGCGCATGCAGGACCGCGAGGAAATGCTCGGCCACGCCGCCCAGATCTGCGAGCTGCAGCAATACCTGATCGCGCGCATGCGCGAGCGCGAGGCCGATCCGCGCGAGGACATGATCTCCGACATCGTCCACGCCAAGGAAGGGGAGGGCGAAGGCTCGGTGCTGACCTTCGAAGAAGCGGTCTCGCTGATCCGCGCGCTGCTCATCGCCGGTAACGAGACGACCGCCACCGCGCTTTCCAACCTGGTCTTCATTCTCGCCACCGAGCCCGAGGTCGCCGCCAAGCTGAAGGCCGCGGTCGACGACGACCGGCTGATGAACCGCTTCGTCGAGGAACTGCTGCGCATCGAACCGCCGGTGCGCGGGCTCAGCCGGATGACCACGCGCGAGGTGGAACTGGGCGGCAAGGTCCTGCCCGAAGGGTCGCACCTCCTGCTGATGTATGCCTCGGCCAACGACGAGCCCGAGATCTTCGAGAACCCGCGGCAATTCGACATGGAGCGCAAGAACATCATGAAGCACGTCAGCTTCGGCGGCGGCGTGCACAAGTGCGTGGGCCTCGCGCTCGCGCGCATGGAGATCAAGGTCGCCGCGCGTGCGATCGTGCGGCGCATGGACGATTTCCGCCTCGAGATCGCCGAGGAGGACATCCGCTTCCTGCCCACCGTCGCGACGCGCTCGATGGAGAGCCTGCCGGTCAGCTTCCGGAAACGTGCCTGA
- a CDS encoding SDR family NAD(P)-dependent oxidoreductase, with protein sequence MAGELAGKVAVVTGGSGGIGKASAQLFAAEGAQVVVADVDEAAGEALARELGGDALFCRTDVSSREDVERLVATALGRFGRLDVMFNNAGIACAAFPDFLDDTLEDFERVVGVNLFGPMIGTQLAARAMRDKGIAGVILNNASIAGILAGQAMMTYRATKAGLVHFSKSAAIDLARHGIRVNCLVPGHIRTPLSSFEDGSAPDTARALTSAIDAIYLSNQPLKRRGVPQDVAQAALFLCSDRARQITGVALPVEGGVTSGDPVNHLSDILEARARILGA encoded by the coding sequence ATGGCAGGGGAACTGGCAGGCAAGGTCGCCGTGGTCACCGGCGGCTCGGGCGGCATCGGCAAGGCGAGCGCGCAGCTCTTCGCCGCCGAGGGCGCGCAGGTGGTGGTAGCCGACGTCGACGAGGCGGCGGGCGAGGCGCTCGCCCGCGAGCTGGGCGGCGATGCGCTGTTCTGCCGCACCGACGTTTCCAGCCGCGAGGATGTCGAGCGGCTCGTCGCGACGGCGCTCGGGCGCTTCGGGCGGCTCGACGTCATGTTCAACAATGCCGGGATTGCCTGCGCGGCCTTTCCCGATTTCCTCGACGACACGCTCGAGGACTTCGAGCGGGTGGTGGGGGTCAACCTCTTCGGGCCGATGATCGGGACGCAGCTCGCCGCGCGCGCGATGCGTGACAAGGGCATCGCCGGGGTGATCCTGAACAATGCCTCGATTGCGGGGATCCTCGCCGGGCAGGCGATGATGACCTACCGCGCGACCAAGGCGGGGCTCGTCCATTTCAGCAAGTCGGCGGCGATCGACCTTGCCCGCCACGGCATCCGGGTGAACTGCCTGGTGCCCGGTCATATCCGCACGCCGCTTTCCTCGTTCGAGGATGGCTCGGCGCCCGATACCGCGCGCGCGCTGACCAGCGCCATCGACGCGATCTACCTCTCGAACCAGCCGCTCAAGCGGCGCGGGGTGCCCCAAGACGTGGCGCAGGCGGCGCTGTTCCTGTGCTCGGACCGCGCGCGCCAGATCACCGGCGTGGCCCTGCCGGTCGAGGGCGGGGTGACCAGCGGCGATCCGGTCAACCACCTCAGCGACATCCTCGAGGCGCGGGCACGCATCCTCGGCGCGTGA
- a CDS encoding TetR/AcrR family transcriptional regulator, translated as MSEAAPSRPRDARARKTLASLRTAMLTLLEDERFEDVTVRALCKEAGIGYATFFRHYTDKDALLSHVAASEIADLIAHAAGLLLNADRKGSTLALCAFIEGHRSLWTTLLTGGAAAMVRTEMLAQARKLAQELTSPTGKVPKDLAVVFGVASVLEVLAWWLQDHPEMTGKEVAPLIEQLAIAPIMPGG; from the coding sequence ATGAGCGAAGCCGCACCGTCAAGACCGCGCGACGCCCGCGCCCGCAAGACCCTCGCCTCGCTGCGCACGGCGATGCTGACGCTGCTCGAGGACGAGCGCTTCGAGGACGTGACGGTCCGCGCACTCTGCAAGGAGGCGGGGATCGGCTACGCCACCTTCTTTCGCCACTATACCGACAAGGACGCGCTGCTCTCGCACGTCGCGGCAAGCGAGATCGCGGACCTCATCGCGCATGCCGCCGGGCTCCTCCTGAACGCCGACCGCAAGGGCTCGACGCTGGCGCTATGCGCGTTCATCGAAGGGCATCGCAGCTTGTGGACGACGCTGCTGACCGGCGGCGCAGCGGCCATGGTGCGTACCGAGATGCTCGCGCAGGCACGCAAGCTGGCACAGGAGCTGACCAGCCCGACGGGCAAGGTCCCCAAGGACCTCGCGGTGGTCTTCGGCGTCGCCTCGGTGCTGGAAGTGCTGGCCTGGTGGCTTCAGGACCACCCCGAAATGACGGGCAAGGAGGTCGCGCCGCTGATCGAGCAACTCGCCATCGCCCCGATCATGCCCGGCGGCTGA